One genomic segment of Amycolatopsis sp. Hca4 includes these proteins:
- a CDS encoding Ig-like domain-containing protein: protein MTGTYFDDGTVDNQGHDQFSILQILVDFGANRFPKVAATIGNGTWSATGSIPAGVRHGDVVTLSFDASILALSSSGDQPGGYDVIDTRQVVVEQTGPQVVIDPFQNDVTVQQLPFRVPLLSGRALDDAGVTGVQFTIDGGARQNMDSVTGDPAQVTWSKANVGFGTGQHTVVVIATDAFGNEGTASTTVTVRLNTPPPPPPPPPTGDITFTPTFRHTDWINNVDRIEAGGPNGFNVRYDAIDSDLSQLSTVVGRINTALKFPGVVLGEQRLTPGLDLVSLPAGEWSYDDTGMARPAVAGAQAIMHLSLPEPVALRNFRAIGFYPGPPALFVIRLFRSSLLDQNLPPEELAEIRLDSPEASPFDHTVPVPDAVATVDGSFRHYVTVLSQTTDVSLATIQLTYVAT, encoded by the coding sequence GTGACGGGCACCTATTTCGACGACGGCACGGTGGACAACCAAGGCCACGATCAGTTCTCCATACTGCAGATCCTGGTCGACTTCGGTGCCAACCGGTTCCCCAAGGTCGCCGCGACCATCGGGAACGGCACCTGGTCCGCCACCGGATCCATCCCGGCCGGTGTCCGGCACGGCGACGTGGTGACCCTGAGTTTCGACGCGAGCATCCTGGCCCTCAGCAGCAGCGGTGACCAGCCCGGCGGATACGACGTGATCGACACGCGCCAGGTGGTGGTGGAGCAGACCGGGCCGCAGGTCGTCATCGACCCGTTCCAGAACGACGTGACCGTCCAGCAGCTGCCGTTCCGCGTGCCGCTGCTCTCCGGCCGTGCGCTGGACGACGCGGGCGTCACCGGCGTGCAGTTCACGATCGACGGCGGGGCCCGCCAGAACATGGACTCGGTCACCGGCGACCCGGCCCAGGTCACCTGGTCGAAGGCCAACGTCGGCTTCGGCACGGGCCAGCACACCGTCGTCGTGATCGCCACCGACGCCTTCGGCAACGAAGGGACGGCGTCGACGACCGTCACCGTGCGCCTCAACACCCCGCCGCCCCCGCCGCCACCCCCACCGACCGGCGACATCACCTTCACACCGACGTTCCGCCACACCGACTGGATCAACAACGTCGATCGCATCGAGGCGGGCGGCCCCAACGGCTTCAACGTGCGCTACGACGCGATCGACAGCGACCTGAGCCAGCTGTCCACCGTGGTCGGCCGGATCAACACCGCGCTCAAGTTCCCCGGCGTCGTGCTCGGCGAGCAGCGGCTCACCCCCGGCCTCGACCTCGTGTCCCTGCCCGCCGGTGAGTGGAGCTACGACGACACCGGGATGGCGCGCCCGGCGGTGGCGGGCGCGCAGGCGATCATGCACCTGTCGCTGCCGGAACCGGTCGCGCTCCGGAACTTCCGGGCCATCGGGTTCTACCCCGGTCCGCCGGCCTTGTTCGTCATCCGGCTGTTCCGGTCCTCCCTCCTCGACCAGAACCTGCCCCCGGAAGAGCTGGCCGAGATCCGGCTCGACTCGCCGGAAGCCAGTCCGTTCGACCACACGGTGCCCGTGCCCGACGCGGTCGCCACGGTCGACGGATCGTTCCGCCACTACGTCACGGTCTTGAGCCAGACCACCGACGTCAGCCTGGCCACCATCCAGCTCACCTACGTCGCGACGTGA
- a CDS encoding LamG domain-containing protein has product MTGPIAARRMGRRLTAPFERGADTLPLGLSLFTSSQASVDTYDFTDHTARFDAAPQPRYVLATARDIDVDTTVRLDYDEPGAPSGFTVVTVPAGSVAGTSFLLEAPVSATARLTLLTMGTAPFDNRPELCWTLTVLLGNTAKLLWAVGAERDQLRGHAVRTFAQRHLPSAAGLSLDLIGHDLGVPRFPPQPYGFDAETVALYHLGDAAGAVPPVADLTAGFPGRAGFPGELAGTVQLGVAGRYGQAMGFREPGAAVRIRTTAAFDIGAEDGFTVECFVRPDPDADGPVLSRRPAPDGDGPGWVLRVGRFDGLDRNVRFVISDGTTVIDLCAEVSLPTDRFTHLAAGFDRLTGHVSLFVDGVVKDFRFRFPLGAVVTTADLLIGAAGGGFRGVVDEVRISSTARADFSPALGEDDEHYRRRLALFRRWTLPTPANLAAVLNELAGPIGSDPEAEGTLVVDDTNATLVRGTRLVHIRPKVLLPGESIDAAGRRGVAEATVVGSAAEEDTFDPALLLRYDNEDVDFDPPPVRALEPGERPPDPHLVQIGVAQCLDRLFALAGAATAPPGRLLISSAYDPRAADLRATGRAVLLGHSSLPLGRLAALAHRAGFDFVAFRAGAGRVYAATAPGDYFAIELTPAGTGPTDLDVGATATLSLRPAPPVDAFLRWLVVPADGGGRATLTPAGNPGSPHRTASLEATAAGRLIVKVDVVRGRHTVSATRSLRVGLTGLAEGGKITADGTTGVDSSVVDRPEAFFDPAFLADHDDPRVDYGSDAAHKVQPAVAELLDALLAELARRGTGGRLSVSLPSPVTPASRQGRQLLLRHSVLTPSGLAGPAFAVGFGHLEHQGTDLVVTQAPGQLVQVRGPEGIERGAVIELEEGDTVDLTAKPTTAALHDAGVTGQVPGAGPRLGWASGTFDNAAITLTSTTQPTSTLHAGSAGTAWVQAGYLVGGEPTPYTFRVRPRADLDTPATVITKDRFDLIMNILNVLHPVGVEVDTAAIRAHVVELQGDLSQVNPDFTYPKFRVRGPLPRQARGPADG; this is encoded by the coding sequence ATGACCGGGCCGATCGCGGCGAGGCGGATGGGCCGCCGGCTGACCGCACCGTTCGAACGCGGCGCGGACACGCTTCCCCTGGGCCTGAGCCTGTTCACGAGTTCCCAGGCCAGTGTGGACACTTACGACTTCACCGACCACACGGCCCGCTTCGACGCGGCCCCGCAGCCGAGGTACGTGCTGGCCACGGCCCGGGACATCGACGTCGACACCACGGTCCGGCTGGACTACGACGAGCCCGGTGCACCGTCGGGGTTCACCGTCGTGACCGTGCCGGCGGGGTCGGTGGCCGGCACGTCGTTCCTCCTCGAGGCCCCGGTGTCGGCGACCGCCCGGCTGACCCTGCTGACGATGGGCACGGCACCGTTCGACAACCGGCCCGAACTCTGCTGGACCTTGACCGTCCTGCTGGGCAACACGGCGAAGCTGCTGTGGGCGGTGGGCGCCGAACGGGACCAGCTGCGCGGGCACGCGGTCCGGACGTTCGCGCAACGGCACCTGCCGAGCGCGGCCGGGCTGAGCCTCGACCTGATCGGGCACGACCTCGGCGTGCCGCGCTTCCCACCGCAACCTTACGGGTTCGACGCGGAAACGGTCGCGCTCTACCACCTCGGCGACGCGGCGGGGGCCGTCCCGCCGGTGGCCGACCTCACCGCCGGGTTCCCCGGCCGGGCCGGATTCCCCGGCGAACTCGCCGGAACGGTCCAGCTCGGGGTCGCCGGGCGGTACGGCCAGGCGATGGGGTTCCGCGAGCCGGGAGCCGCCGTCCGGATCCGGACCACCGCGGCGTTCGACATCGGCGCCGAAGACGGGTTCACCGTCGAATGCTTCGTCCGCCCCGATCCGGACGCCGACGGACCGGTGCTGAGCCGGCGTCCGGCGCCGGACGGGGACGGGCCGGGCTGGGTGCTGCGGGTCGGCCGCTTCGACGGGCTGGACCGCAACGTGCGGTTCGTGATCAGCGACGGCACCACTGTCATCGACCTGTGCGCGGAGGTCAGCCTGCCGACGGACCGGTTCACCCACCTCGCCGCGGGCTTCGACCGGCTCACCGGCCACGTCAGCCTGTTCGTCGACGGGGTGGTGAAGGACTTCCGGTTCCGGTTCCCGCTCGGCGCGGTCGTGACCACGGCGGATCTGCTGATCGGCGCCGCCGGTGGCGGATTCCGCGGCGTGGTCGACGAGGTGCGGATCAGCTCGACGGCGCGGGCCGACTTCTCGCCGGCACTCGGCGAGGACGACGAGCACTACCGCCGCCGGCTGGCGCTGTTCCGCCGCTGGACCCTGCCCACCCCGGCCAACCTCGCCGCGGTGCTCAACGAGCTGGCCGGCCCGATCGGCAGCGACCCGGAAGCCGAGGGCACGCTCGTGGTCGACGACACGAACGCGACGCTGGTCCGCGGGACGCGCCTGGTGCACATCCGGCCGAAGGTCCTGCTGCCCGGGGAAAGCATCGACGCGGCCGGTCGCCGCGGAGTGGCCGAGGCGACCGTGGTGGGCAGTGCCGCCGAGGAGGACACCTTCGACCCGGCCCTCCTGCTCCGCTACGACAACGAGGACGTGGACTTCGACCCGCCGCCGGTGCGCGCGCTGGAGCCCGGTGAACGTCCGCCCGACCCGCACCTGGTCCAGATCGGCGTCGCCCAGTGCCTCGACCGGCTGTTCGCCCTCGCCGGTGCCGCCACGGCGCCGCCGGGACGGCTGCTGATCAGCTCGGCGTACGACCCCCGCGCGGCCGACCTGCGGGCCACCGGCCGGGCCGTGCTGCTCGGCCACAGCTCGCTCCCGCTCGGCAGGCTGGCCGCGCTGGCCCACCGGGCCGGCTTCGACTTCGTCGCTTTCCGTGCCGGTGCCGGGCGGGTGTACGCGGCCACCGCCCCCGGTGACTACTTCGCGATCGAACTCACCCCGGCCGGCACCGGGCCGACCGACCTGGACGTGGGCGCGACCGCGACGCTGTCACTGCGTCCCGCGCCGCCGGTGGACGCCTTCCTGCGGTGGCTGGTCGTACCCGCCGACGGCGGCGGGCGCGCGACGCTCACCCCCGCGGGCAATCCCGGGTCGCCGCACCGGACTGCTTCGCTCGAAGCCACCGCCGCCGGACGGCTGATCGTCAAGGTCGATGTGGTCCGCGGCCGGCACACCGTCTCGGCGACCCGGTCCCTGCGCGTCGGCCTCACCGGACTGGCCGAGGGCGGCAAGATCACCGCGGACGGCACGACCGGCGTCGATTCGTCCGTCGTGGACAGACCGGAGGCTTTCTTCGATCCGGCGTTCCTGGCCGACCACGACGATCCTCGCGTCGACTACGGCTCGGACGCCGCGCACAAGGTGCAACCCGCCGTCGCCGAGCTGCTGGACGCGCTGCTGGCCGAGCTGGCCCGGCGCGGGACCGGCGGCAGGCTGAGCGTGTCGCTGCCGTCCCCGGTCACGCCGGCGTCGCGGCAGGGCAGGCAGCTCCTCCTGCGGCACAGCGTGCTGACGCCGAGCGGGCTGGCCGGGCCCGCGTTCGCGGTCGGCTTCGGCCACCTCGAACACCAGGGCACCGACCTCGTGGTCACCCAGGCACCCGGGCAGCTCGTCCAGGTGCGCGGTCCGGAAGGGATCGAGCGGGGCGCGGTCATCGAGCTGGAGGAGGGCGACACCGTGGACCTCACCGCGAAACCGACGACGGCGGCCCTGCACGACGCCGGGGTCACCGGGCAGGTGCCCGGTGCGGGGCCGAGGCTGGGCTGGGCGTCGGGCACGTTCGACAACGCCGCGATCACGCTCACGTCCACCACCCAGCCCACCAGCACGCTGCACGCCGGTTCCGCCGGGACGGCGTGGGTGCAGGCGGGCTACCTGGTCGGCGGCGAGCCGACACCGTACACGTTCCGGGTCCGGCCGCGTGCGGACCTGGACACCCCGGCGACGGTGATCACCAAGGACCGGTTCGACCTGATCATGAACATCCTGAACGTGCTGCACCCGGTCGGCGTCGAGGTCGACACCGCCGCGATCCGCGCGCACGTGGTCGAGCTGCAGGGTGACCTGTCGCAGGTCAACCCCGACTTCACCTACCCGAAGTTCCGGGTCCGCGGCCCCCTGCCGCGCCAGGCGAGAGGGCCGGCCGATGGCTGA
- a CDS encoding baseplate J/gp47 family protein codes for MTDFGVTPSGFVLKPVDVLLDEAIERARSVFPGADLTTTSALRKILETTAAEDGELWKRLEDLYFGNFMSTATGDALDQLGEDVGVARRQLASTGTVRITLDNPAAGERHVLPEGTVVVTGEPVRAFGTVAPVTLDTATRTADVDVVAFGRGPDGDVDAGAITAVDPAFQAQFLTGTARFTVTNRAATTGGTGREPDESYRNRLLGLARNLWTVDAVAQAALGVDGVVDVVLSDPLGGVDVSQSLFDLFNFDQRAFSSERRVGEPYFFTVVVAHDPLQKWHTVGPVEGIFERVTTAVDAVRPIGIHANVVEADHIEVGVRATAVIASGSDGTALLSSIRRRLAADIGALRLGGDVLYSQVVRAFVEQPGVLDVQNLHLRRSPAAFGRITFGDVPFQRVVAEAAVGENLAMGPTELATFVADGDTLDVTLVIR; via the coding sequence GTGACCGATTTCGGGGTGACCCCCAGCGGGTTCGTGCTCAAGCCCGTCGACGTGCTGCTCGACGAGGCGATCGAGCGGGCCAGGTCCGTCTTCCCCGGCGCGGACCTGACCACCACCAGCGCGCTGCGCAAGATACTGGAGACCACCGCGGCCGAGGACGGCGAGCTGTGGAAACGGCTGGAGGACCTGTACTTCGGCAACTTCATGTCCACCGCGACCGGCGACGCGCTGGACCAGCTCGGCGAGGACGTCGGGGTGGCCCGCCGTCAGCTGGCGAGCACCGGCACGGTCCGGATCACGCTGGACAACCCGGCAGCCGGAGAGCGGCACGTGCTGCCGGAGGGCACCGTCGTGGTGACCGGCGAACCGGTCCGGGCGTTCGGGACGGTCGCGCCGGTCACGCTCGACACCGCCACCCGCACCGCGGACGTCGACGTGGTGGCGTTCGGCCGCGGCCCGGACGGAGACGTCGACGCCGGTGCCATCACGGCCGTCGATCCGGCGTTCCAGGCCCAGTTCCTCACCGGCACCGCGCGGTTCACCGTGACCAACCGGGCCGCGACGACCGGCGGCACCGGGCGCGAGCCGGACGAGTCCTACCGCAACCGGCTGCTCGGGCTGGCCCGCAACCTCTGGACCGTCGACGCGGTGGCGCAGGCGGCACTGGGCGTCGACGGCGTCGTGGACGTCGTGCTGTCCGACCCGCTGGGCGGCGTCGACGTCTCCCAGAGCCTGTTCGACCTGTTCAACTTCGACCAGCGCGCGTTCAGCAGCGAACGCCGGGTGGGTGAGCCGTACTTCTTCACGGTCGTGGTGGCGCACGACCCGCTCCAGAAGTGGCACACCGTCGGCCCGGTGGAGGGCATCTTCGAGCGGGTCACCACCGCGGTGGACGCGGTGCGCCCGATCGGCATCCACGCGAACGTCGTCGAGGCCGACCACATCGAGGTCGGGGTGCGGGCGACCGCGGTGATCGCGTCCGGTTCGGACGGCACGGCCCTGCTCTCGTCGATCCGCCGCCGGCTGGCGGCCGACATCGGCGCGCTGCGGCTCGGCGGGGACGTCCTGTACTCCCAGGTGGTCCGGGCGTTCGTCGAACAGCCGGGGGTGCTGGACGTGCAGAACCTGCACCTGCGCCGCTCCCCCGCCGCGTTCGGCCGGATCACCTTCGGCGACGTCCCGTTCCAGCGGGTGGTCGCCGAGGCCGCGGTCGGGGAGAACCTGGCCATGGGCCCGACCGAGCTCGCGACCTTCGTGGCCGACGGCGACACCCTCGACGTGACGCTGGTGATCCGATGA